The Halobacteriovoraceae bacterium genome includes a region encoding these proteins:
- a CDS encoding MerR family transcriptional regulator, with the protein MEQNKDNFYSIQMASRLSGVGVHTIRAWEKRYSAIVPLRSSTGRRKYSKENIEKLKLLSDLSILGNNIGSMAHLSIEELESMIGQVNKHYANSNRTIPENQTINTDNSLDKLLMALQFYKLDVIGHELEKLKMSLSPKDMALKIVSPLLYEVGVKVEKGNFSISQ; encoded by the coding sequence ATGGAACAAAACAAAGACAATTTCTATAGCATTCAGATGGCCTCAAGATTATCTGGAGTTGGTGTACACACTATTAGAGCATGGGAGAAAAGATACAGTGCTATTGTACCTTTAAGGTCAAGTACAGGACGAAGAAAGTACTCCAAAGAAAACATTGAGAAATTGAAATTACTTAGTGATCTAAGTATTCTTGGCAATAATATAGGAAGTATGGCCCACTTATCAATTGAAGAACTTGAGTCTATGATTGGACAAGTAAATAAGCATTACGCAAATTCAAATCGCACTATACCTGAAAACCAAACGATCAACACCGATAACTCCTTAGATAAATTGCTTATGGCCTTACAATTTTATAAGCTCGATGTGATTGGACATGAACTTGAAAAATTAAAAATGTCCTTATCTCCCAAAGATATGGCCTTAAAGATTGTCTCTCCTCTGCTTTATGAAGTTGGTGTCAAAGTGGAAAAGGGAAATTTCTCAATATCACAGTAG
- a CDS encoding TIGR01777 family protein: MKLLITGATGMVGNRVLQYLNGQGHDITITTRRKNLDVSKLPCKVNVLEWTDNLDAKSLVGIEGVINLMGENIGAKRWSDNQKKLIINSRFDKTSELISKLNLSAKETLKVFVSASAIGIYPKDQISRDENSEHDKDFLAKVCEQWESSLNNLGQNVRKVIFRMGVVVGNGGMLSKLRPIFKLGLGGPIGSGDTLMSWIHVDDIAKLFVEAISQESFEGCYNATAPEVISNKEFTKSLAQSLGRPAFFPVPPFALKLAFGEMSHLMLDSQNIVPKRLIEKNYKFLYPNILAALNSL; encoded by the coding sequence ATGAAATTACTAATCACTGGAGCAACTGGAATGGTAGGAAATAGAGTCCTGCAATATCTAAATGGACAGGGCCATGACATAACTATTACAACACGTAGAAAAAATTTAGACGTTTCAAAACTCCCCTGCAAGGTCAATGTTTTAGAATGGACAGACAATTTAGATGCTAAATCACTTGTGGGGATTGAGGGGGTCATCAACCTAATGGGAGAAAACATAGGTGCTAAACGATGGAGTGATAATCAAAAAAAGCTTATTATAAACTCTAGGTTCGATAAGACTAGCGAATTAATTTCAAAACTTAATCTATCAGCAAAAGAAACTCTCAAAGTGTTTGTTAGTGCTAGTGCAATAGGAATTTATCCAAAGGATCAAATATCCCGAGATGAAAATTCAGAGCATGATAAAGATTTTTTGGCCAAGGTTTGTGAACAGTGGGAGTCATCCTTAAATAATTTAGGACAAAATGTTCGAAAAGTTATTTTTCGGATGGGAGTTGTTGTAGGAAATGGAGGAATGTTAAGTAAGTTAAGGCCAATTTTTAAACTTGGACTAGGTGGACCTATAGGTAGTGGAGACACATTAATGAGTTGGATACATGTGGACGATATTGCTAAGCTCTTTGTAGAAGCGATTTCACAAGAGAGTTTTGAAGGATGTTATAATGCAACGGCACCAGAAGTGATTTCAAACAAAGAATTTACCAAATCGCTCGCTCAATCACTCGGAAGACCAGCATTTTTTCCTGTTCCACCCTTTGCCCTTAAGCTGGCCTTTGGTGAGATGTCACACCTAATGTTAGATTCACAAAATATTGTTCCAAAAAGATTAATTGAAAAAAATTATAAGTTTCTCTATCCCAATATTTTAGCAGCGCTTAATTCTCTTTAA
- a CDS encoding DUF523 and DUF1722 domain-containing protein, producing MNEKPKILISSCLLGMKVRHDGGHCSNRTVNELFSRFIEFVPICPEQFIGLGTPRPAMHLRISNGDMCLVDKEGRNYKEEQQRLKNIHDSIPVEQICGAILKKNSPSCALDRITYTDDEGRFLGKTDGVYAKLLKKSLDIPLIDDGRLHSEVLVENFFVQVFALNEFNQSVLTYKDLQKFHKKHKFLLYQYNQHKMRVLGHMAADVTRETFTSMKKEYISVFSDVLRGGVTRENRINAFYHIFGFFKSVLTSGEKRFIIQQFELYRKNIVHFMAVLKQLEFLAFKYKISYLTEQSFFIPFPEDLRIAC from the coding sequence GTGAATGAAAAACCCAAAATTTTAATAAGTTCCTGTTTACTTGGAATGAAAGTTCGTCACGATGGAGGACACTGCAGTAATCGTACTGTTAATGAATTATTTTCTCGTTTCATCGAGTTTGTTCCCATCTGCCCAGAACAGTTTATAGGGTTAGGCACACCAAGACCTGCAATGCATTTAAGAATTTCAAATGGAGATATGTGCTTAGTCGACAAAGAAGGAAGGAATTACAAGGAAGAGCAACAGAGATTAAAAAATATTCATGATTCTATTCCTGTTGAGCAAATATGCGGAGCAATTTTAAAGAAAAATTCACCAAGCTGTGCATTAGATAGAATAACGTATACAGATGATGAAGGACGTTTTTTAGGTAAAACGGATGGAGTGTATGCTAAATTATTAAAGAAAAGTTTAGATATACCTCTCATTGATGATGGGCGATTGCATTCTGAGGTATTAGTAGAAAATTTCTTCGTTCAAGTTTTTGCTCTGAATGAGTTCAATCAATCAGTATTAACCTACAAAGATTTACAGAAATTTCATAAGAAGCACAAATTCTTACTCTATCAATATAATCAACACAAAATGCGTGTCTTAGGTCATATGGCCGCAGATGTTACTCGAGAAACATTTACAAGTATGAAGAAAGAATATATCTCTGTCTTTAGTGACGTTTTAAGAGGAGGTGTAACTCGAGAAAATCGAATAAATGCTTTCTATCATATCTTTGGTTTTTTTAAGAGTGTGCTAACTTCAGGGGAAAAAAGATTCATCATCCAACAATTTGAACTCTATAGAAAAAACATTGTTCATTTCATGGCCGTTCTCAAACAGTTGGAATTTCTGGCCTTCAAATATAAAATTTCATATTTAACTGAACAGTCTTTTTTTATTCCATTTCCAGAAGATCTTAGAATCGCTTGTTAG